From the genome of Thermogutta terrifontis, one region includes:
- a CDS encoding ferrochelatase, protein MLSSYDAILLVSFGGPERAEDVMPFLRNVAQGRNIPEARLQEVAEHYYHFGGRSPINDHCRALKKALEDELSRRGYRLPVYWGNRNWHPFLKDVIDEMVRNGVRRALAVVTSVFGSYSSCRRYLEDLTKAREACGAATLEIDRLRLPFNHPGFVAAMTDRVQEAREAAKNAGFASVRLVFTAHSIPMAMAAGAPYVTQFEEASRLVAEAAGFTTWQLAYQSRSGPPHVPWLEPDILDVLRSMAKTERDGAVLVAPIGFLSDHVEVLYDLDVEAAALARELGIGFFRAGTVGTHPAFVAGLCEMIEERLNGRPERRAIGRLPACADVCPVDCCPPS, encoded by the coding sequence ATGTTATCATCTTACGATGCCATTTTGCTCGTCTCTTTTGGCGGGCCGGAACGTGCTGAGGACGTGATGCCGTTTTTAAGAAACGTCGCCCAGGGAAGGAACATTCCCGAGGCCCGTTTGCAAGAGGTTGCCGAGCATTATTATCACTTTGGCGGCCGAAGTCCCATCAACGACCATTGTCGGGCCCTCAAGAAGGCCCTGGAGGACGAACTCAGTCGGCGGGGTTATCGGCTGCCGGTTTACTGGGGCAACCGGAACTGGCATCCGTTTTTGAAGGATGTGATCGATGAGATGGTAAGAAACGGCGTCCGGCGGGCCCTGGCGGTGGTTACCTCGGTATTTGGTTCATACTCCAGTTGTCGGCGATACCTGGAGGATCTGACTAAAGCGCGGGAAGCCTGTGGCGCTGCCACGCTAGAAATTGATCGCCTGCGGTTGCCGTTCAATCATCCTGGCTTTGTGGCGGCGATGACGGATCGAGTTCAGGAGGCACGCGAAGCGGCGAAAAACGCGGGATTTGCATCAGTCCGCCTCGTTTTTACTGCCCACAGTATCCCGATGGCGATGGCCGCCGGGGCCCCTTACGTCACGCAATTTGAGGAAGCGAGCCGTCTGGTGGCCGAGGCCGCCGGCTTCACCACTTGGCAGCTTGCGTACCAGAGTCGGAGTGGACCGCCGCACGTTCCCTGGTTGGAGCCTGATATCCTCGATGTGCTTCGTTCGATGGCTAAGACGGAGCGAGATGGCGCCGTCCTGGTGGCCCCCATCGGATTTCTTTCCGATCATGTGGAGGTGCTGTACGACCTCGATGTGGAGGCAGCCGCCCTGGCCAGGGAATTGGGGATCGGTTTTTTCCGTGCTGGAACGGTGGGAACCCATCCCGCTTTTGTGGCCGGTCTTTGCGAGATGATTGAAGAGCGTTTGAACGGACGGCCGGAAAGGCGGGCTATCGGGCGATTGCCTGCCTGTGCGGATGTGTGTCCGGTGGACTGTTGCCCTCCAAGTTGA
- a CDS encoding TadE/TadG family type IV pilus assembly protein, with product MWRAVVLASWPWALTLVGAILAAVVLLRWSGSGRISFRWTRFADLVRDDAGAVQSLSFVLTLPIFVLLMLFIVQVSQIMIGTVVVHYAAFAAARAAQVWIPARVGDIELENCIGPGYYPDPTAEQILPIVDPSDPNYGPTSGGMTFIIPYDPDSPKWQKIVTAAVLALMPICPSRDLGLSVPPSTAAAAQLVRQAYLQNVPSASGIPRVPQRLENKLAYALIATEIELRFFHSNQEPPLVPYFLEDDIYQFRPNELGFQDTVTVTVTHHMALLPGPGKFLARAVRRSDGLPDKVAQEIEVRNGIATYPLRASITLGHEGEKSVVPYTYWLSSIF from the coding sequence ATGTGGCGTGCGGTTGTGCTTGCGTCCTGGCCGTGGGCGCTGACGCTGGTCGGAGCGATCTTGGCGGCGGTTGTGCTGCTCCGCTGGAGCGGATCCGGCAGGATCTCCTTTCGCTGGACCCGATTTGCTGACCTTGTCCGCGATGATGCGGGCGCCGTGCAGAGCCTCAGTTTTGTGCTCACTCTGCCGATTTTTGTTCTCCTCATGCTTTTTATCGTGCAGGTGAGCCAGATCATGATCGGGACCGTCGTCGTCCATTATGCGGCGTTTGCCGCGGCGCGGGCGGCGCAGGTCTGGATTCCAGCTCGGGTGGGCGATATCGAGTTGGAAAACTGCATTGGACCGGGCTATTACCCAGATCCCACGGCAGAACAGATTTTGCCTATTGTAGATCCTTCTGACCCCAACTATGGGCCGACGTCGGGAGGCATGACGTTCATCATCCCGTACGATCCTGACAGTCCCAAGTGGCAGAAGATCGTGACCGCCGCGGTCCTCGCATTAATGCCCATCTGCCCCTCCCGGGACCTTGGGCTCTCCGTGCCGCCCTCTACCGCTGCCGCGGCACAACTGGTGCGGCAGGCGTATTTGCAGAATGTTCCCAGCGCCAGCGGTATTCCCCGGGTTCCGCAACGGCTGGAAAACAAGCTCGCCTATGCGCTCATCGCCACTGAAATCGAGTTGCGATTCTTCCACTCCAATCAGGAACCGCCGCTCGTTCCCTATTTTTTGGAAGATGATATTTACCAGTTTCGGCCCAACGAACTGGGATTTCAGGATACAGTTACCGTGACGGTCACGCACCACATGGCACTGCTCCCTGGACCGGGCAAGTTTTTGGCCCGGGCGGTGCGGCGTTCCGACGGCTTGCCTGACAAAGTGGCTCAGGAGATCGAGGTGCGCAATGGCATTGCCACCTATCCGCTGCGGGCGTCAATCACCCTGGGACATGAAGGCGAAAAATCGGTCGTTCCTTACACATATTGGCTTTCGAGCATATTTTGA
- a CDS encoding A24 family peptidase yields MVYILLLFLTAAVVSDVRTRRIFNWITYPGILAGLLLNGLGDLAVMAGWASSSWMQTWGVIGLGQAVTGFLACGLVMVACYVFFRIGGGDVKLIAMIGAYLGPEDGIIAMLWTFVLGACVALSVLVWRVGPVRFVMHLGRRLMGWLRVGYWGALTPEEQKALEPTLFLAPNAWLAVVIVHFRVVERLLGQP; encoded by the coding sequence GTGGTGTATATCCTTTTACTGTTCCTCACGGCGGCGGTTGTCTCAGACGTCCGGACGAGAAGGATTTTCAACTGGATCACGTACCCCGGCATATTGGCAGGGTTGCTTTTGAACGGCCTGGGCGATCTGGCCGTGATGGCCGGTTGGGCGAGTTCGAGCTGGATGCAAACGTGGGGCGTGATCGGGCTGGGGCAGGCCGTGACAGGATTTTTGGCCTGTGGCCTGGTGATGGTGGCCTGCTACGTCTTCTTCCGAATCGGCGGGGGAGACGTCAAGCTGATAGCGATGATCGGGGCTTATTTGGGACCCGAGGACGGGATCATCGCCATGCTTTGGACGTTTGTGCTTGGTGCGTGTGTCGCGCTGAGTGTCCTGGTGTGGCGGGTCGGGCCCGTCCGATTTGTGATGCACCTGGGACGCAGGCTGATGGGATGGTTGCGGGTGGGGTATTGGGGGGCATTGACGCCGGAAGAGCAGAAGGCCTTAGAACCCACTCTGTTTTTGGCCCCAAACGCCTGGTTGGCCGTCGTCATCGTGCATTTCAGGGTGGTGGAGCGGCTGCTTGGCCAGCCATGA
- a CDS encoding amidohydrolase family protein — MTGSENTWTLDRRAFLISTGIMGLAQGGIALANMCQEQETCVGGLEAGGIQSIVDTNVYLFRWPFRRVSDDSTEKLVARLRRYGVVEAWAGSLEGVFHADMRGVNQRLVEECARWSDLLRPCGTIHPGLPDWEEDFRHCVDDCGMKVLRLFPNYHGYSLDSPEVEALLLMAAKRGVLIQIVVEMEDSRTQPYLFRVPPVDLAPLERLLKRIPDVTIMLLNAHRTCSPTQLRRWMESGRVFVDLNMLEGVGGIERLVETVPVERVCFGSFIPLFYFAAAWLKMRESRLAPEVQQAIATDNARHLLEGVLTG, encoded by the coding sequence ATGACTGGCAGTGAGAACACATGGACACTGGATCGCCGGGCGTTTCTCATTTCAACCGGAATCATGGGTTTAGCCCAAGGTGGAATTGCTCTTGCGAATATGTGCCAGGAGCAGGAAACCTGTGTCGGAGGCCTTGAAGCAGGTGGTATTCAGTCCATCGTGGACACCAATGTTTATTTATTCAGATGGCCCTTTCGCCGGGTCTCCGACGACTCGACAGAAAAACTCGTGGCCAGGCTGAGGCGTTATGGAGTCGTCGAGGCCTGGGCGGGAAGTTTGGAGGGGGTGTTTCACGCGGATATGAGAGGTGTCAATCAGCGGCTGGTGGAGGAGTGTGCCCGCTGGTCTGACCTGTTGCGTCCCTGTGGTACGATCCATCCCGGGTTGCCCGATTGGGAGGAGGATTTTCGTCACTGCGTGGACGACTGCGGAATGAAGGTTCTGCGTTTGTTTCCCAATTATCACGGATATTCGCTGGACAGCCCGGAAGTGGAAGCCTTGCTGCTTATGGCGGCCAAGCGGGGAGTGCTCATCCAAATTGTGGTGGAGATGGAAGATTCGCGGACGCAGCCGTACTTGTTCCGCGTGCCACCGGTGGATCTGGCTCCTTTGGAACGACTTCTCAAGAGAATCCCAGATGTCACCATCATGCTGCTCAACGCTCACCGGACGTGCTCGCCGACACAACTGAGGCGATGGATGGAAAGCGGACGCGTGTTTGTGGACCTGAACATGCTGGAAGGTGTAGGTGGGATCGAACGGCTTGTGGAGACTGTTCCTGTCGAGCGGGTGTGTTTCGGGTCATTCATACCGTTGTTCTATTTCGCGGCAGCATGGCTGAAAATGAGGGAGTCGCGGCTGGCACCTGAGGTCCAACAGGCCATCGCCACTGATAACGCACGGCATTTGTTGGAAGGCGTGCTTACTGGCTGA
- a CDS encoding polysaccharide biosynthesis tyrosine autokinase, whose amino-acid sequence MSDLVRVLGTSPPSTLASGNSVAPTPLQRETLHGPPKPSDVLHAVRRRWWLILIMGVLASAGVMVFAWRTIPVEYTATAWLQVSLERPRVLFDTKDDDPLLRNRQTQTTLVTSNRVLTAALQRPGISQLPYIRNQVDPIMWLRRNLRVRFADQAEILEISMTGGDPEQIAAIVNAVKDAYMSEVGDVSRNYALERKKLLEANYAQTLELVKKRDQRYRELANAVGSADSEVARKKALTALETLADHRKHVNELRQQISGLERRIAILQSRLRYMEEHRPQTSEEERRQRDEAVIQQIVENALRADPWIAAAQARLSYLETRWFEERQRAAQGEKAPSAQRIQEEMETLRKGLEQRRAELTPQLVEFAREQLAKGRAVAPPTETEQIQAEIAQAELEKAVLEDELKVALEQFEKEAAEAEQLGKYSADLEAERAEVERLKAIAARMGDELERWNIELAAPPRVRVLEEASTPRISNINDKYRLVSFLGLMAFLGTGAAVVLLDFFLRPVSSAYQISYGLGLPVLGDLPLIERPIMRWMSRNGHMPETMRSVLIESVDQLRTILLHRAERQGLKVVLVTSALAREGKTTLVAQLATSLARAGRRVVVVDGDLRRPRLHRLFRCPLSPGLSELAKNLARPEEIVRNAEIENLYVVTAGHCDGEVLEAVSQGKLDRFLQSLRDQCDLVLVDSSPILTTADALILAHVADSVVLSVIQDKSRLPRVFEAVQRLRSVDLPLLGIVLHGTAPSRYRSYYRSYTIDVESRAAE is encoded by the coding sequence ATGTCCGATCTTGTGCGGGTACTGGGAACATCCCCTCCATCAACGCTCGCCTCGGGAAATTCCGTGGCGCCGACTCCCCTTCAACGGGAAACACTCCACGGGCCGCCGAAACCCTCGGACGTTCTGCACGCGGTGCGGCGGCGATGGTGGCTGATCCTGATTATGGGAGTGCTGGCGAGCGCGGGGGTCATGGTCTTCGCCTGGCGGACAATTCCCGTTGAATACACGGCCACGGCGTGGTTGCAGGTTTCCCTCGAGAGGCCGCGCGTCCTTTTTGACACGAAAGATGATGATCCGCTGCTTCGGAACCGTCAAACGCAGACAACGCTTGTCACGAGCAATCGGGTGCTCACGGCGGCACTGCAGAGGCCGGGCATCAGTCAGCTCCCCTATATTCGCAACCAGGTCGATCCCATCATGTGGTTGCGACGCAATCTGCGGGTACGATTTGCCGATCAGGCGGAGATTCTGGAAATTAGCATGACGGGCGGTGATCCGGAGCAAATCGCGGCGATCGTCAACGCCGTAAAAGACGCTTACATGAGCGAAGTGGGAGACGTCAGTCGTAACTATGCCTTGGAGCGGAAAAAATTGCTGGAGGCCAATTACGCACAGACTCTCGAACTCGTCAAAAAACGGGACCAGCGCTACCGCGAACTGGCCAATGCAGTGGGAAGCGCCGATTCGGAGGTTGCCCGCAAGAAAGCTCTCACCGCGCTGGAGACGCTGGCGGACCATCGTAAACATGTCAACGAATTACGGCAGCAAATCAGTGGTTTGGAACGGCGGATTGCCATTTTGCAGAGTCGGCTCCGTTATATGGAAGAACACCGGCCACAGACTTCGGAAGAAGAGCGGCGTCAGCGGGATGAGGCAGTCATTCAGCAGATCGTGGAAAACGCCCTGCGAGCGGATCCCTGGATAGCAGCGGCGCAGGCCCGTTTGAGTTATCTGGAGACACGCTGGTTTGAAGAGCGGCAAAGGGCGGCGCAGGGGGAAAAAGCCCCCAGTGCGCAGCGAATCCAGGAAGAAATGGAGACCCTGCGAAAAGGTCTCGAGCAGCGTCGGGCGGAATTGACGCCGCAACTCGTGGAATTTGCGCGAGAGCAACTGGCCAAAGGGCGGGCGGTGGCGCCGCCGACCGAAACGGAACAGATTCAGGCCGAGATTGCCCAGGCAGAATTGGAAAAAGCGGTCCTCGAAGACGAGCTGAAGGTGGCCCTGGAGCAGTTTGAAAAGGAAGCGGCGGAGGCCGAGCAACTCGGCAAGTACTCTGCCGATCTGGAGGCGGAACGGGCGGAAGTGGAGCGACTCAAAGCCATTGCTGCCCGCATGGGGGACGAGCTGGAGCGCTGGAATATCGAACTGGCGGCCCCTCCGCGGGTAAGGGTTTTGGAGGAAGCCAGCACGCCCCGGATCAGTAACATCAACGACAAGTATCGGTTGGTGTCATTCCTGGGACTGATGGCATTTCTCGGAACCGGGGCCGCCGTGGTGCTTCTCGATTTTTTCCTCAGACCGGTGAGCTCAGCCTATCAGATTTCCTACGGTTTGGGATTACCGGTGCTTGGAGACTTGCCGCTCATTGAACGGCCTATCATGCGGTGGATGAGCCGCAACGGGCACATGCCCGAGACGATGCGGTCTGTCCTGATTGAGTCAGTGGACCAGTTGCGGACGATTCTGCTCCATCGCGCGGAGCGTCAGGGGCTAAAGGTGGTGCTGGTGACAAGTGCGCTGGCGCGGGAGGGAAAGACGACGTTGGTCGCGCAGCTTGCGACGAGTCTGGCGCGGGCGGGACGCCGCGTGGTGGTGGTGGATGGGGATCTCCGCCGCCCACGGCTCCACCGACTGTTTCGCTGTCCGCTCTCGCCCGGCTTGAGTGAATTGGCGAAAAATCTGGCCCGGCCGGAGGAGATTGTTCGGAACGCAGAAATTGAAAATCTGTACGTTGTGACGGCCGGACACTGCGACGGTGAGGTCCTGGAAGCGGTGTCGCAGGGGAAGCTGGACCGCTTTTTGCAGTCGCTCCGCGATCAATGCGACCTCGTGCTGGTGGATTCCAGCCCGATTTTGACCACCGCTGACGCCCTCATTCTGGCCCATGTGGCGGACAGTGTGGTCCTCTCGGTTATTCAGGATAAGAGCCGGCTCCCGCGGGTATTCGAGGCCGTGCAGCGATTGCGCAGCGTCGATCTTCCCCTTTTGGGAATCGTTCTCCACGGGACGGCTCCCAGCAGATATCGCAGCTACTACCGTTCCTACACGATCGACGTAGAATCACGGGCGGCCGAGTGA
- a CDS encoding sulfatase: MNRILIFSVTLLSISHLLAASAESPTPPPSSRRPNVVFILADDLGWRDLGVYGSTYHETPNVDRLAARGLRFTQAYAANPLCSPTRASILTGLYPARIGITAPVCHLPQEILEKGLTAPQPHVRVQVANSLTRLKPEYTTLAEVLRDAGYVTAHFGKWHLGHSGPYEPKDQGFQFDFPHTPQVPGPGGGYLAPWKFIKDPTIQGAPGEHIEDRMSTEAARFIRNNKDRPFYLNYWCFSVHSPWSAKPELVEYFRQKADPNSSQRNPVYAAMVKSLDDAVGRIVAAIDECGLADQTIVIFFSDNGRFAYPPRRENNRGVETQPPGYADIPATSNLPLRSGKASIYEGGTRVPLIVIWPGHTQPGTVTDSLFSSVDFFPTILEMCGIDHSGYRVDGISQVAALEGKGSPRKEVFCHFPHGSENQARNIPGFLPSAYLREGDWKLIRFFAANSDGTDRFELYNLADDIGESHNLADKYPERVAALRVKLEKYLADTEAVIPRQNPDYRGDVPTQDPLLGWKARNCQAEIRDGKLHLSATAGSPFLGFSVGRQHGPLQVAFHLKVLRTDGTHQDKSAGKVEWLPPSGERPAPVPYEMTSAGPQTVVAEVPWTQFIGIVRIYLPEGCREAEVDWIELTWQGQKKRFDF; encoded by the coding sequence ATGAATCGCATACTGATTTTTTCTGTGACCCTGTTGAGCATTAGCCACTTACTGGCGGCAAGTGCTGAAAGCCCAACACCACCGCCCAGTTCTCGTCGTCCCAACGTGGTGTTCATTCTCGCCGATGATCTGGGCTGGCGTGATCTCGGGGTTTATGGGAGCACCTACCACGAAACGCCGAACGTCGACCGTCTGGCTGCGCGGGGACTGCGTTTCACCCAGGCGTATGCTGCCAACCCGCTCTGTTCGCCCACTCGCGCCAGCATTCTTACCGGTCTCTACCCCGCCCGAATCGGGATCACGGCACCGGTGTGCCACCTGCCCCAAGAGATTCTTGAGAAAGGTCTCACTGCACCACAACCCCATGTTCGTGTGCAGGTGGCAAACAGCCTCACCCGGCTGAAGCCGGAGTACACCACCCTGGCAGAGGTGCTTCGCGACGCTGGCTACGTGACGGCGCATTTTGGCAAATGGCATCTTGGCCACAGCGGACCATACGAGCCCAAGGATCAGGGGTTTCAATTTGATTTTCCGCATACGCCGCAGGTTCCCGGCCCGGGTGGTGGTTATCTCGCCCCGTGGAAATTCATCAAAGACCCCACTATTCAGGGCGCGCCTGGAGAACACATCGAGGATCGCATGTCCACAGAAGCCGCCCGATTCATCCGCAACAACAAAGACCGCCCGTTTTACCTCAATTACTGGTGTTTCTCCGTCCACAGTCCCTGGAGCGCCAAACCAGAACTTGTGGAATATTTTCGGCAGAAAGCCGATCCCAATTCTTCCCAGCGCAATCCGGTGTATGCGGCGATGGTGAAGAGTCTCGATGATGCAGTGGGACGGATTGTGGCAGCCATTGACGAATGCGGGCTGGCCGACCAAACGATCGTCATATTCTTCTCCGATAACGGCCGCTTCGCCTATCCTCCGCGTCGGGAGAACAACCGTGGTGTGGAAACCCAACCACCGGGATACGCTGATATCCCGGCAACCAGCAACCTGCCGCTGCGAAGCGGAAAAGCCTCCATTTATGAAGGCGGCACCCGCGTACCACTCATTGTAATCTGGCCCGGCCACACCCAACCCGGCACCGTCACCGACAGTCTCTTCAGCAGCGTCGATTTCTTCCCCACCATCCTGGAAATGTGTGGTATTGATCACTCCGGTTACCGCGTGGATGGAATCTCGCAGGTTGCCGCTCTGGAGGGTAAAGGCTCCCCGCGCAAGGAAGTCTTTTGCCACTTTCCCCATGGCAGTGAAAATCAGGCCCGAAACATCCCCGGTTTTCTGCCATCCGCCTATCTGAGAGAGGGGGATTGGAAACTCATTCGGTTCTTTGCCGCAAATTCTGACGGAACCGATCGATTTGAGCTGTACAATCTGGCCGACGATATTGGGGAAAGTCACAATCTGGCCGACAAGTATCCGGAACGCGTTGCCGCTCTCCGCGTCAAACTCGAAAAGTACCTGGCGGATACCGAGGCGGTTATTCCGCGCCAGAACCCGGACTATCGCGGAGACGTGCCCACCCAGGACCCGCTCCTCGGCTGGAAGGCCCGCAACTGCCAGGCGGAAATCCGTGATGGAAAGCTCCATTTGTCTGCCACGGCCGGTTCACCGTTTCTGGGATTCTCGGTCGGGCGGCAGCATGGCCCATTGCAGGTCGCGTTTCACCTCAAAGTCCTGCGAACCGACGGCACCCACCAGGATAAAAGTGCGGGCAAAGTGGAGTGGCTTCCTCCCTCCGGAGAACGGCCGGCTCCCGTGCCATATGAGATGACCTCCGCGGGACCGCAAACTGTGGTCGCGGAAGTTCCCTGGACACAATTCATCGGTATTGTGCGAATCTACCTGCCGGAGGGCTGTCGAGAAGCCGAGGTGGACTGGATCGAACTCACCTGGCAAGGTCAGAAAAAGCGCTTCGACTTTTGA
- a CDS encoding thioredoxin family protein gives MAISYLFCLLTLAVLASDATSPATQNSVQPQAYATAYHEARQSNRPLVVVVGAKWCPACQRLEKEGVPGLQQAGIFKKAVLALVDYDEEPELAQKLTEGGPIPQLFVFHPTENGFQGQRMVGYPSRQAVINFVAAALKKEEGKRDTNKAQGAPTPTSPSNQQATFGR, from the coding sequence ATGGCGATTTCCTACCTGTTCTGCCTGCTGACGCTTGCCGTGTTGGCTTCCGACGCCACTTCTCCAGCCACTCAGAATAGCGTCCAGCCGCAGGCCTACGCCACCGCGTACCACGAGGCTCGGCAATCCAACCGACCTCTTGTCGTCGTGGTGGGAGCCAAGTGGTGCCCGGCCTGCCAGAGGTTGGAAAAAGAGGGCGTTCCCGGTTTACAGCAGGCGGGAATTTTCAAAAAGGCCGTGCTGGCCCTTGTTGACTATGACGAAGAGCCAGAGCTTGCGCAGAAACTTACTGAAGGCGGGCCCATTCCGCAGCTTTTTGTGTTCCATCCCACGGAAAATGGCTTTCAGGGGCAGAGGATGGTGGGGTATCCTTCCCGACAGGCGGTGATCAATTTTGTTGCTGCCGCTCTCAAAAAAGAAGAGGGGAAAAGAGACACCAACAAGGCCCAGGGCGCACCCACCCCCACCTCCCCATCGAACCAGCAGGCTACCTTCGGCCGATAA
- a CDS encoding sulfatase, translating into MMRNWSILVGSLLALVCGGNAYLANAGEDARWNVVLFVVDDLGWADLGCYGSQFYETPHVDRLAAEGMRFLDAYAACQVCSPTRAAIMTGKWPQRVGITDYIGAPQPEAWKRNTRLLPAPYETALALEEVTFAEVLKQRGYATFFAGKWHLGPEGYWPENQGFDINMGGTGQGGPYGGNKYFSPYGNPRLPDGPPGEHLPDRLATETAKFIEQHKEGPFLAVLCFYSVHTPLMAREDLRQKYEEKRKRLGLVEKFGQEGPREVRLVQEHPVYAAMVEAMDQAVGKVLRKLDELGLAEKTVVMFTSDNGGLSTSEGWPTSNLPLRAGKGWIYEGGIRVPFIVRWPGVVPAGTICTTPVCSVDIFPTIVELSGEDPARYKVDGLSLVPLFRNRTFPADRPLFWHYPHYGNQGGAPSAAVRRGPWKLIHWYEDDSWELYNLEDDIGENRNLAGQYPEKVAELKKLLQDWLVDVGARYPTANPNYDPTKPDGRVAHRR; encoded by the coding sequence ATGATGCGGAATTGGTCCATCCTGGTGGGATCGTTGCTCGCCCTGGTGTGCGGGGGGAATGCGTACCTGGCTAACGCAGGGGAGGATGCTCGCTGGAATGTCGTGCTCTTTGTGGTGGACGATCTGGGTTGGGCCGATTTGGGCTGTTACGGCAGCCAGTTTTACGAAACGCCTCACGTGGATCGACTGGCAGCGGAAGGCATGCGGTTTCTCGATGCCTACGCCGCGTGCCAGGTGTGCTCGCCGACCCGGGCGGCGATCATGACCGGCAAATGGCCGCAGCGCGTGGGAATCACGGATTACATCGGCGCTCCACAGCCGGAGGCCTGGAAACGGAACACGCGGCTTTTGCCCGCGCCCTACGAAACAGCGCTGGCCCTGGAAGAAGTGACATTTGCGGAGGTCCTTAAACAGCGAGGATATGCCACTTTTTTTGCAGGTAAGTGGCATCTTGGGCCGGAAGGTTACTGGCCGGAAAATCAGGGTTTCGACATCAACATGGGTGGCACGGGGCAGGGCGGGCCATATGGCGGAAACAAATACTTTTCCCCTTATGGCAATCCGCGGCTCCCCGATGGCCCACCGGGAGAGCATTTGCCGGATCGGCTGGCCACCGAAACGGCGAAGTTCATTGAGCAGCATAAAGAGGGGCCATTTCTGGCAGTCCTCTGCTTTTACTCGGTGCACACGCCGTTGATGGCGCGGGAGGACCTCCGCCAAAAGTATGAAGAGAAAAGAAAGCGGCTCGGGCTCGTGGAAAAATTCGGGCAGGAAGGCCCACGCGAAGTACGACTGGTCCAGGAACATCCTGTTTATGCCGCGATGGTGGAGGCCATGGACCAGGCGGTGGGGAAGGTCCTCCGGAAGCTCGACGAACTTGGGCTGGCGGAAAAGACGGTTGTTATGTTCACCAGCGATAACGGAGGGCTTTCCACCAGCGAGGGGTGGCCAACATCCAATCTTCCCTTGCGGGCAGGCAAAGGATGGATCTACGAAGGGGGGATTCGCGTTCCTTTCATTGTGCGGTGGCCAGGGGTGGTTCCCGCCGGCACGATTTGCACCACTCCCGTGTGCAGCGTGGATATTTTCCCGACGATTGTTGAGCTTTCCGGGGAAGATCCCGCCAGGTATAAGGTGGATGGTCTGAGCTTGGTGCCTCTTTTCCGCAATCGGACGTTTCCTGCGGACCGGCCGCTGTTCTGGCACTATCCCCATTATGGCAATCAGGGCGGAGCCCCCAGCGCGGCGGTGCGGAGGGGTCCCTGGAAGCTCATTCACTGGTATGAAGACGATTCCTGGGAACTGTATAACTTGGAAGACGATATCGGGGAGAATCGCAATCTGGCCGGTCAGTATCCAGAAAAAGTCGCAGAACTGAAAAAGCTCCTGCAAGACTGGCTGGTCGATGTGGGAGCGCGATATCCCACGGCCAATCCGAATTATGATCCCACAAAACCCGACGGGCGGGTGGCCCACCGTCGCTGA
- a CDS encoding exosortase-associated EpsI family protein yields MPRLTKSQADEKMMMPDWGITRGYKVLSILRGLGGFWIAAFIVVVGAIVEGYWSFRWQSSDAELALNPLAQAVEQVPLSIDVWKASELVPPDPRVVEISGARALFNTTYRDQTQGDSVTVYLLAGWSRDIAVHTPDACYPGAGFVMETSPQPFTITYSAQESGGATHQAEFMTAVFTKSEPTGVTRLRVFWSWNDGRGWRAPRFPRWTYGGRRPLVKLYLVAESPLGRLPHESPALRFGAVLLPVLDARLQAAFSSGMLAHNVGNAKPQ; encoded by the coding sequence ATGCCTCGACTGACCAAGTCTCAAGCTGATGAAAAAATGATGATGCCCGACTGGGGAATAACACGGGGATATAAGGTCCTTTCCATACTGCGTGGCCTGGGTGGTTTTTGGATTGCCGCCTTTATTGTGGTGGTAGGGGCCATTGTCGAGGGGTACTGGAGTTTTCGATGGCAATCCAGCGATGCCGAACTGGCCCTCAATCCCCTGGCCCAGGCTGTGGAACAGGTTCCCCTATCCATCGACGTCTGGAAGGCCAGCGAATTGGTTCCGCCAGACCCGCGGGTGGTCGAAATCAGCGGAGCCCGAGCGCTATTCAACACCACCTATCGCGATCAAACGCAGGGGGATTCCGTGACCGTCTATCTCCTTGCGGGGTGGTCTCGGGATATTGCGGTCCACACTCCGGACGCGTGTTATCCCGGCGCCGGGTTCGTAATGGAAACATCTCCCCAGCCATTCACGATCACCTATTCCGCGCAAGAGTCCGGGGGGGCAACTCACCAGGCTGAATTCATGACCGCGGTTTTCACCAAAAGCGAGCCCACCGGGGTGACGCGGTTGCGGGTGTTCTGGAGCTGGAATGATGGGCGTGGTTGGCGGGCGCCCCGTTTTCCGCGATGGACTTACGGCGGACGCCGTCCGCTCGTCAAGCTCTACCTGGTGGCGGAATCGCCACTGGGGCGATTACCCCATGAGAGTCCGGCCCTGCGATTTGGTGCGGTCCTGTTACCGGTTCTCGATGCCCGACTGCAGGCGGCCTTTTCCAGCGGGATGCTCGCGCACAACGTTGGCAACGCCAAACCACAATAA
- a CDS encoding TadE/TadG family type IV pilus assembly protein: MSKASLWQLLKRIHSDDRGAVSLETILIIGAIALPILIFLIRVGWPRIKGYFNQGLQDLEAERANAIQ, translated from the coding sequence ATGAGCAAGGCGAGCCTGTGGCAACTGCTGAAACGGATCCACTCCGATGATCGCGGAGCGGTGAGCCTGGAGACCATCTTAATCATCGGCGCGATCGCTCTGCCGATCCTGATCTTCCTGATTCGAGTGGGTTGGCCGAGAATCAAGGGCTACTTCAATCAGGGACTTCAGGACCTTGAGGCGGAGCGGGCAAATGCGATCCAGTGA